The following proteins come from a genomic window of Blattabacterium cuenoti:
- the rplQ gene encoding 50S ribosomal protein L17: MNHRNKNNHLGRKRGHRKSLLSNMASSLIKKKRIFTTLAKAKALRKYIEPIITKSKIDTTHSKRNIFSYLKDKTAVSELFKDIFQKIRERPGGYTRIIKTGFRFGDQASFSLIELVDFNEIYDSKKRKKSVRRSRKKIKRVNNE, translated from the coding sequence ATGAATCATAGAAATAAGAATAATCATTTAGGAAGAAAACGTGGACATCGTAAATCTCTTCTTTCTAATATGGCTTCTTCTCTTATTAAAAAGAAAAGAATTTTTACCACTTTAGCTAAAGCTAAGGCTTTAAGAAAATATATAGAACCTATTATCACAAAATCAAAAATTGATACCACTCATTCCAAAAGAAATATTTTTTCATATTTAAAAGATAAAACAGCAGTATCAGAACTATTTAAGGATATTTTTCAAAAAATACGTGAACGTCCTGGAGGATATACAAGAATAATCAAAACTGGATTCCGTTTTGGAGATCAAGCTTCTTTTTCTCTTATAGAATTAGTAGATTTCAATGAAATTTATGATTCTAAAAAAAGAAAAAAATCTGTAAGACGCAGCAGAAAAAAAATAAAAAGAGTGAATAATGAGTAA
- the infA gene encoding translation initiation factor IF-1 yields MAKQKHIEVDGTIIDSSPNAMFRVELENGCIVKAHISGKMRMHYIKILPGDKVRLEMSSYDLERGRITYRY; encoded by the coding sequence ATGGCTAAACAAAAGCATATTGAAGTTGATGGTACTATTATAGATTCATCTCCAAATGCAATGTTTCGTGTGGAATTAGAAAATGGATGTATTGTTAAGGCTCATATTTCAGGAAAAATGAGAATGCATTACATAAAAATCCTACCAGGAGATAAAGTAAGATTAGAAATGTCCTCGTATGATTTAGAAAGAGGAAGAATAACTTATAGATATTGA
- the rplF gene encoding 50S ribosomal protein L6, translating into MSRIGKKPIIIPNNVNLKIIDHEIFVTGFLGKLSQKISKQFQLNLDHNQLLIIRNQEDKKSKSLHGLYHVLIKNMIIGVSKGFQKKLELIGIGYRAYYNEEILDLDLGFSHNIMMQLPKEINVEIQSEKGKNYIVILKSYDKQLLGIIAAKIRSFRVPEPYKGKGIRYFGEEVRRKTGKSA; encoded by the coding sequence ATGTCGAGAATTGGAAAAAAACCTATTATTATTCCTAATAATGTAAATCTGAAAATTATTGATCACGAAATATTCGTAACAGGTTTTTTGGGAAAATTAAGTCAGAAAATTTCAAAACAATTTCAATTAAATTTAGATCATAATCAATTATTAATTATTAGAAATCAGGAAGATAAAAAATCTAAATCTTTGCATGGATTATATCATGTGTTAATTAAAAATATGATTATAGGAGTTTCAAAAGGATTTCAAAAAAAATTGGAATTAATAGGAATTGGATATAGAGCTTATTATAATGAAGAAATTTTAGATTTAGATTTAGGTTTTTCTCATAATATTATGATGCAACTTCCTAAAGAAATAAATGTAGAAATTCAATCTGAAAAAGGAAAAAATTATATTGTTATTTTAAAATCTTATGACAAACAATTATTGGGTATAATAGCGGCAAAAATTAGATCTTTCAGAGTACCAGAACCCTATAAAGGAAAAGGAATAAGATATTTTGGAGAAGAAGTTAGAAGAAAAACAGGAAAATCCGCTTAA
- the eno gene encoding phosphopyruvate hydratase, translating into MSKIKNIQARQILDSRGNPTVEVDVITENNILGRASVPSGTSKGRYETFELRDNKENIFFGKGVLKAVQNINDIITPELIGKSVLDQICIDQSMLKLDGTINKKRLGTNAILAVSLATAKAASNELNLPLYKYIGGVYTCVLPIPLINIVNGGKHSNTSSIVFQEFMIVPIKANSFTEAIQMGHKVFYHLKNILDKKGFSTSVGDEGGFSPNFNNGIEDVLDHILEAIHMANYEPYDQIAIAIDCAASEFYKNHKYDYSHFEKSENKTKNLIKSREEHIHYLSYLVRKYPIISIEDGMDQNDWEGWKLLTHEIGDKIQLVGDDLFVTQVKKLNEGIEKKVANSILIKVNQVGTLTETIETIDIAKKNKYKNIISHRSGDTEDSFIADLSVAFNIEQIKTGSLCRSERISKYNQLLRIENTLGKYSFYSKWN; encoded by the coding sequence ATGAGTAAAATTAAAAATATTCAGGCTAGGCAAATATTGGATTCTAGAGGAAACCCTACTGTAGAAGTAGATGTTATAACGGAAAACAATATACTAGGACGTGCTTCTGTTCCATCTGGAACATCAAAAGGAAGATATGAAACTTTTGAATTACGTGATAACAAAGAAAATATTTTTTTTGGAAAAGGAGTTTTAAAAGCGGTTCAAAATATTAATGACATTATTACTCCTGAATTAATTGGAAAATCCGTTTTAGATCAAATTTGCATTGATCAATCAATGTTAAAACTAGATGGAACAATTAATAAAAAAAGATTGGGTACTAATGCTATTTTAGCTGTATCTTTGGCAACTGCAAAAGCGGCATCAAATGAATTAAATCTTCCTCTTTATAAATATATAGGAGGAGTTTATACCTGTGTACTTCCTATTCCTTTGATAAACATTGTAAATGGAGGAAAACACTCAAATACTTCTTCTATAGTTTTTCAAGAATTTATGATAGTTCCTATCAAAGCAAATTCTTTTACAGAAGCTATTCAAATGGGACATAAAGTGTTTTATCATCTAAAAAATATTTTAGATAAAAAAGGTTTTTCAACCAGTGTAGGAGATGAGGGAGGTTTTTCTCCTAATTTTAATAATGGAATAGAAGATGTTTTAGATCATATATTAGAAGCTATACATATGGCAAATTATGAACCTTATGATCAAATAGCAATAGCTATAGATTGTGCTGCTTCTGAATTTTATAAAAATCATAAATATGATTATTCTCATTTTGAAAAATCAGAAAATAAAACAAAGAATTTGATAAAATCAAGAGAAGAACATATTCACTATTTATCTTATTTAGTCAGAAAATATCCAATTATATCTATTGAAGATGGAATGGATCAAAATGATTGGGAAGGATGGAAACTATTGACTCATGAAATAGGAGATAAAATTCAATTAGTTGGAGATGATCTTTTTGTTACACAGGTAAAAAAACTAAATGAAGGAATAGAAAAAAAAGTAGCAAATTCTATTTTAATTAAAGTCAATCAAGTAGGAACTCTAACAGAAACAATTGAAACAATTGATATCGCTAAAAAAAATAAATATAAAAATATTATTTCCCATCGTTCTGGAGATACTGAAGATTCTTTTATAGCCGATCTATCTGTTGCATTTAATATTGAACAAATCAAAACAGGTTCATTGTGTCGTTCTGAACGAATTTCAAAATATAATCAATTATTACGTATTGAAAATACACTTGGAAAATATTCATTTTATTCAAAATGGAATTAA
- the rpsQ gene encoding 30S ribosomal protein S17: protein MPHQSEKKARNIRKQRQGIVISDKMNKTVVVYEIKKVKHRYYGKSITKKKKYMVHDEKNMSKNGDKVSIMETRPMSKKKSWRLVSILKKYD, encoded by the coding sequence ATGCCTCATCAATCTGAGAAAAAAGCTCGAAATATTCGAAAACAAAGACAAGGAATAGTTATAAGTGATAAAATGAACAAAACTGTTGTTGTATATGAAATTAAAAAAGTAAAACATAGATATTATGGAAAAAGTATCACGAAAAAAAAAAAATATATGGTTCATGATGAAAAAAATATGTCTAAAAATGGAGATAAAGTCAGTATTATGGAAACACGTCCTATGAGTAAAAAAAAGTCTTGGAGATTAGTTTCTATATTGAAAAAATATGATTGA
- the secY gene encoding preprotein translocase subunit SecY, translated as MDNFIIAFFNIWNVKELRKKIGITLGLLLVYRFGAYVPIPGINPLGISDFIEKFHSGSKGLMQILSSFTGGAFNRASVFALGIMPYISASIIIQLMCIIIPYLQKLQRDGESGRKQISFITRWITVGICFIQAPVYLISFTQQFIPFSSSKTTYLIDLNTFYGKSIFWIIGVIILTSGTLFTMWLGDKITDKGIGNGISLIIMSGIIARFPDAISKEVFRKLEIGNGGLIVLFLEFLLWLLVILFSVIIIQAIRKIPVQYVSHYKSLGLDLDSQLIHKKHQYIPLKMTSAGVMPIIFSQAIMLFPLTFSDHIKNINIKNFFHLFQDIYGLWYNLTIFILVIIFTFFYTAIAIPVNQMADDLKRNGGHIPRIKPGKETAEYIDHILSIITLPGAILLAIIAILPSIVFRIGFTQNFSLFYGGTSLLIVVGVILDISQQVNVYLLNYHYDGLMMTKYRSSNKYTK; from the coding sequence ATGGATAATTTTATAATAGCTTTTTTCAATATTTGGAATGTAAAAGAATTACGAAAAAAAATAGGAATAACCTTAGGTTTATTATTAGTATATCGTTTTGGAGCTTATGTTCCTATTCCAGGAATTAATCCTTTGGGAATTAGTGATTTTATAGAAAAATTTCATTCAGGTTCTAAGGGTTTGATGCAAATTTTATCCTCTTTTACAGGAGGAGCTTTCAATCGCGCATCTGTTTTTGCTTTAGGTATTATGCCTTATATATCTGCTTCTATTATAATACAATTGATGTGCATCATTATTCCTTATTTACAAAAATTGCAAAGAGATGGAGAAAGTGGAAGAAAGCAAATTAGTTTTATTACTAGATGGATAACTGTAGGTATATGTTTCATTCAAGCACCTGTATATCTTATTTCTTTTACTCAACAATTTATTCCTTTTTCTTCTTCTAAAACTACTTATTTAATCGATTTAAATACTTTTTATGGAAAAAGTATATTTTGGATTATAGGAGTAATAATTTTAACTTCAGGAACTTTATTTACTATGTGGTTAGGAGATAAAATTACAGATAAAGGAATAGGAAATGGAATATCCTTAATTATTATGTCGGGAATCATAGCACGTTTTCCAGATGCTATAAGTAAAGAAGTTTTTAGAAAATTAGAAATTGGAAATGGAGGTTTAATCGTTTTATTTCTTGAATTTCTGTTATGGTTATTAGTTATTTTATTTTCTGTAATAATCATTCAAGCAATAAGAAAAATACCAGTACAATACGTTTCTCATTATAAATCTTTGGGGTTAGATTTAGACTCCCAGTTAATTCATAAAAAACATCAATATATACCACTTAAAATGACATCAGCTGGTGTTATGCCTATCATATTTTCTCAAGCAATTATGCTATTTCCATTAACCTTTTCTGATCATATTAAAAACATAAATATTAAAAATTTTTTTCATCTTTTTCAAGATATTTATGGTTTATGGTATAATTTAACTATTTTTATATTAGTTATAATTTTTACTTTTTTTTATACAGCAATTGCTATTCCAGTAAATCAAATGGCTGATGATTTAAAAAGAAATGGAGGTCATATTCCTAGAATTAAACCTGGAAAAGAAACTGCTGAATATATAGATCATATTTTATCCATAATAACATTACCTGGTGCTATTTTATTGGCAATAATAGCAATATTGCCATCCATAGTTTTTCGTATAGGATTTACTCAAAATTTTTCATTATTTTATGGAGGAACTTCATTACTAATTGTAGTAGGAGTTATTTTAGATATTTCACAACAAGTAAATGTATATCTTTTAAATTATCATTATGATGGATTAATGATGACAAAATATCGTAGTAGTAACAAATATACCAAATAA
- the rpsK gene encoding 30S ribosomal protein S11 → MVKSSLGNHKKKLVVVDPLGEAHIQATFNNIIITLTNKKGDVVAWSSAGKMNFRGSKKNTPYAAQMVAENVAKKGLNAGIKKVEVKVKGPGAGRDAAIRALSNSGITVTIIKDITPLPHNGCRPPKRRRV, encoded by the coding sequence ATGGTAAAATCATCATTGGGGAATCATAAAAAAAAATTAGTAGTAGTAGATCCATTGGGAGAAGCACATATTCAAGCTACTTTTAATAATATTATTATTACCTTAACAAATAAAAAAGGGGATGTAGTTGCATGGTCTTCTGCTGGAAAAATGAATTTTAGAGGATCTAAAAAAAATACTCCATATGCCGCTCAAATGGTAGCGGAAAATGTAGCAAAAAAAGGATTAAATGCCGGAATAAAAAAAGTGGAAGTAAAAGTTAAAGGGCCTGGAGCTGGAAGAGATGCAGCTATACGAGCATTAAGTAATTCTGGAATTACAGTCACGATAATAAAGGATATAACTCCCTTACCACATAATGGGTGTCGACCTCCTAAAAGAAGAAGAGTTTAA
- the rpsM gene encoding 30S ribosomal protein S13, which produces MSVRISGIDLPRSKRGVIGLTYLYGIGRSISKKILHSIGIDENKKVEDWSDDDISKIRKFISDYIKIEGELRSEIQFNIKRLMDIGCYTGTRHRKNLPLRGQKTKNNCRTRKGKKKTVANKKKVTK; this is translated from the coding sequence ATGTCTGTAAGAATTTCAGGAATAGATCTTCCGAGATCTAAAAGAGGAGTTATTGGTCTTACTTATTTATATGGAATAGGGAGAAGTATATCAAAGAAAATACTTCATTCTATTGGAATAGACGAAAATAAAAAAGTGGAAGATTGGTCTGATGATGATATCAGTAAAATTAGAAAATTTATATCTGATTATATAAAAATTGAAGGAGAATTAAGATCTGAGATACAATTTAATATCAAACGATTGATGGATATAGGATGTTATACGGGAACTAGACATAGAAAAAATCTACCATTAAGAGGTCAAAAAACAAAAAATAATTGTAGAACGAGAAAAGGAAAAAAGAAAACTGTAGCGAATAAGAAAAAAGTTACAAAATAA
- a CDS encoding DNA-directed RNA polymerase subunit alpha — MALLDFVKPDRITISEFSDNKGIFHLNPLEPGYGITLGNALRRVLLGSLKGFAVTSIKIKGIKYEFSTIEGVIEDVTEIVLNFKKIRFKQKISGTCKETVNAYVNHEKQVTGKILNKFISGFQILNEDLIICNKDELVPLEISFTIEEGRGYVPAEDNRKTTEISIETIPIDSIFTPIKNVKYTIENCRVGQKTDFENLSLEIKTDGSICPKLALMEASKILIQYFSIFSYEKIGEKKQETINENKKYNEDFVRMRTLLKSKLSDMDLSVRTKNCLKSASITTIEDLVSCSRSNILKMRNFGKKSLDELENKMKEKGLYFEMKIEEYQLKFKET, encoded by the coding sequence ATGGCTCTTCTAGATTTTGTAAAACCTGATAGAATTACAATATCTGAGTTTTCAGATAATAAAGGTATTTTTCATTTAAACCCTTTAGAACCTGGATATGGAATTACATTAGGAAATGCGTTAAGAAGAGTATTATTAGGTTCTTTGAAAGGTTTTGCAGTTACTTCTATTAAAATAAAAGGAATTAAATATGAATTTTCTACTATAGAAGGAGTAATTGAGGATGTTACTGAAATCGTTTTAAATTTTAAAAAAATTCGTTTTAAACAAAAAATATCAGGAACTTGTAAAGAAACTGTAAATGCTTATGTAAATCATGAAAAACAAGTAACAGGAAAAATTTTAAATAAGTTTATTTCTGGATTTCAAATTTTAAATGAAGATTTAATTATCTGCAATAAAGACGAATTAGTTCCTTTAGAAATAAGTTTTACGATTGAAGAAGGGAGAGGTTATGTTCCTGCAGAAGACAATAGAAAAACAACTGAAATTTCAATTGAAACTATTCCCATAGATTCTATTTTTACTCCTATAAAAAATGTGAAATATACGATAGAAAATTGTCGTGTAGGACAAAAAACAGATTTTGAAAATCTTTCATTGGAAATTAAAACAGATGGATCTATTTGTCCAAAATTAGCTTTAATGGAAGCTTCAAAAATATTAATTCAGTATTTCTCTATTTTTTCTTATGAAAAAATAGGCGAAAAGAAACAAGAAACAATTAATGAAAATAAAAAATATAATGAAGATTTTGTTAGAATGCGAACTTTGTTAAAATCAAAATTAAGTGATATGGATCTATCTGTTCGTACAAAAAATTGTTTAAAATCAGCATCTATAACAACTATAGAAGATTTAGTCAGTTGCAGCAGAAGTAATATATTAAAAATGAGAAATTTTGGTAAAAAATCTTTAGATGAATTAGAAAATAAAATGAAGGAAAAAGGTTTGTATTTTGAAATGAAAATAGAAGAATATCAATTAAAATTCAAAGAAACATAG
- the rpsH gene encoding 30S ribosomal protein S8: MDVIADFLTRVRNASFVKHKLIEVPFSNIKKEIVRVLLENGYILDYRIEKNQKIIKIALKYYKENISVIHKIIRISRPGLRKYCKYKNIPRVLNGLGIAIISTSSGIITDKQAKKKKIGGEILCYVY, encoded by the coding sequence ATGGATGTAATAGCTGATTTTTTAACTAGGGTTCGAAATGCTAGTTTCGTCAAACACAAACTTATTGAAGTTCCGTTTTCTAATATAAAAAAAGAAATTGTTCGTGTTTTATTAGAAAATGGATATATTCTAGATTATAGAATAGAAAAAAATCAAAAAATAATTAAAATAGCTTTAAAATATTATAAAGAAAATATTTCTGTTATTCATAAAATTATTAGAATTAGTAGACCAGGATTAAGAAAATATTGTAAATATAAAAATATACCTAGAGTATTGAATGGGTTAGGGATTGCTATTATTTCCACTTCTAGTGGAATTATAACAGATAAACAAGCAAAAAAGAAAAAAATAGGAGGAGAAATATTATGTTATGTATATTGA
- the rplE gene encoding 50S ribosomal protein L5 yields MIYQSKFQKLYKEKIIPILIKKFGYRSIMEVPRLKKIVIHQGVGSYVFDKKIIDYSMNEITNITGQKAIFCYSKHDESGFKLRKGMPIGVKVTLRRIRMYEFLERLIVVSLPRVRDFNGVKKNSFDNYGNYNMGIIEQVIYPEINIDKIKKNMGMNITFVTSTKKNEEAESLLSLFGIPFKKNTNG; encoded by the coding sequence ATGATTTATCAATCAAAGTTTCAAAAACTTTACAAAGAAAAAATAATTCCTATTTTGATAAAAAAATTTGGGTATCGTTCTATTATGGAAGTTCCTAGACTAAAAAAAATAGTTATTCATCAAGGTGTAGGTTCGTATGTTTTTGATAAAAAAATCATAGATTATTCTATGAATGAAATAACAAATATTACAGGACAAAAAGCTATTTTTTGTTATTCTAAACATGATGAATCAGGATTCAAACTTAGAAAAGGGATGCCGATAGGAGTTAAAGTGACCTTGAGGAGAATAAGGATGTACGAATTTTTGGAAAGACTTATTGTTGTTTCTTTACCTAGAGTGAGGGATTTTAATGGAGTAAAAAAAAATAGTTTTGATAATTATGGAAATTATAATATGGGGATCATAGAACAAGTGATTTATCCTGAAATAAATATTGATAAAATTAAAAAAAATATGGGAATGAATATAACATTTGTTACTTCTACAAAAAAAAACGAGGAAGCTGAAAGTCTTTTATCTTTGTTTGGAATACCTTTTAAAAAAAATACAAATGGCTAA
- the rpsN gene encoding 30S ribosomal protein S14, which produces MAKESVKARQRKREKMVLKYENKRKSLKKAGNYELLQKLPRNASPVRLKNRCSITGRCRGYMRQFGVSRIVFRNLVSQGLIPGVKKASW; this is translated from the coding sequence ATGGCTAAAGAATCTGTTAAAGCAAGACAAAGGAAAAGAGAAAAAATGGTTTTAAAATATGAAAATAAAAGAAAATCTTTAAAAAAGGCTGGAAATTATGAATTATTACAAAAATTGCCAAGGAACGCTTCTCCTGTTCGATTAAAAAATCGGTGTTCTATTACTGGAAGATGTAGAGGATATATGCGTCAGTTTGGAGTATCTCGTATTGTTTTTAGAAATTTGGTTTCTCAAGGACTTATTCCAGGAGTCAAAAAAGCAAGTTGGTAA
- the rpsD gene encoding 30S ribosomal protein S4 — protein sequence MAKYIGPKTKISRRFGECIYGEDKYFGRKKNTSGQHGNNRRRGKRSEYFIQLIEKQKARYTYGILERQFESLFLEASRKKGITGELLLQACESRLDNIVFRLKFAPSRSSARQIVSHRHVLVNKKIVNIPSFRLKPGDKVEIKEKSKKHPIILNSIYNKKTGPLVEWLILDEKNMLGIFKMIPKRIQIPENIKEQLIVELYSK from the coding sequence ATGGCAAAATACATAGGACCTAAAACTAAAATTTCTAGAAGATTTGGAGAATGTATTTATGGAGAAGATAAATATTTTGGAAGGAAAAAAAATACATCTGGTCAACATGGGAATAACCGTCGTAGAGGAAAACGTTCAGAATATTTTATTCAATTAATAGAAAAACAAAAAGCAAGATATACTTATGGAATATTAGAACGACAATTTGAAAGTTTATTTCTTGAAGCTTCAAGAAAAAAAGGAATAACTGGAGAATTATTATTGCAAGCATGTGAAAGCCGTTTAGACAACATAGTTTTTAGATTAAAATTTGCTCCATCTCGATCTTCTGCTCGTCAAATTGTTTCTCATAGACATGTTCTTGTAAATAAAAAAATAGTAAATATTCCATCTTTTAGATTAAAACCAGGAGATAAAGTAGAAATAAAAGAAAAATCTAAAAAACATCCTATCATATTGAATTCCATATATAATAAAAAAACAGGACCATTGGTAGAATGGTTAATTTTAGATGAAAAAAATATGTTGGGTATATTCAAAATGATTCCCAAGAGAATCCAAATTCCTGAAAATATTAAAGAACAATTAATTGTTGAATTGTATTCAAAATAA
- the rplO gene encoding 50S ribosomal protein L15, whose translation MDEFYFKIDHLHPNKGSKKGKLRLGRGQGSGKGGTCGRGHKGAKSRSGFSKKKGFEGGQMPLQRRIPKFGFKGNIRKKIVGINLDTIQNCINNISQKQENNNNIVNKEFYLKNNLAKKNDFVKILGRGELHISLNIHANQFSKKALFSIKKIGGKATFME comes from the coding sequence ATGGATGAATTTTATTTCAAAATTGATCATTTACATCCAAACAAGGGATCTAAAAAAGGAAAATTAAGATTGGGAAGGGGTCAAGGTTCAGGAAAGGGAGGAACTTGTGGTAGAGGTCATAAAGGAGCAAAGTCTAGATCCGGTTTTTCTAAAAAAAAAGGATTTGAAGGAGGACAAATGCCTCTTCAAAGAAGAATACCAAAATTTGGATTTAAAGGAAATATTAGAAAAAAAATTGTTGGAATTAATTTAGATACAATTCAAAATTGTATTAATAATATTTCTCAAAAACAAGAAAATAATAATAATATTGTCAATAAAGAATTTTATTTGAAAAATAATTTAGCTAAAAAAAATGATTTTGTTAAGATTTTAGGAAGAGGTGAACTTCATATTTCATTAAATATACATGCAAATCAGTTTAGCAAAAAAGCTTTATTTTCCATAAAAAAAATAGGAGGAAAAGCCACATTTATGGAATAA
- the rpmJ gene encoding 50S ribosomal protein L36, with protein MKIRASLKKRTDNCKIVRRKKHLRIINKKNPRFKQRQG; from the coding sequence ATGAAAATAAGAGCATCTTTAAAAAAAAGAACTGATAATTGTAAAATAGTTCGCAGAAAAAAACATTTACGCATTATTAATAAAAAAAATCCTAGATTTAAACAAAGACAAGGTTGA
- the rplR gene encoding 50S ribosomal protein L18 codes for MKKKKFKKIFGNSNRPRISVFRSNKEIYVQIIDDLCGTTLVSASSKEENFHKYKKNKTELSYEVGKLLGNRAKTLKIQKLVFDKGKYSYHGRIKSLAEGIREIGLKF; via the coding sequence ATGAAAAAAAAAAAATTCAAAAAAATTTTTGGAAATTCAAATAGACCGAGAATTTCTGTTTTTAGAAGTAATAAAGAAATATATGTACAAATTATAGATGATTTATGTGGAACTACTTTAGTTTCAGCTTCTTCCAAAGAAGAAAACTTTCATAAGTATAAAAAAAATAAAACCGAATTATCTTATGAAGTAGGAAAATTATTGGGAAATAGAGCAAAAACATTGAAAATACAAAAATTAGTATTTGATAAAGGAAAGTATTCATATCATGGAAGAATTAAATCTTTAGCCGAGGGAATCAGAGAAATAGGATTGAAATTTTAA
- the rplX gene encoding 50S ribosomal protein L24, which yields MKKKIKKEDKVLVFSGNYKGTEGVIVKIFSKKNKAIIRGINMIKRHTKPTPKKPKGGIIEKEAPIHLSNLKKIN from the coding sequence ATGAAAAAAAAAATAAAAAAAGAAGACAAAGTATTGGTTTTTTCAGGAAATTATAAGGGAACTGAAGGTGTAATTGTTAAAATTTTTTCAAAAAAAAATAAGGCTATTATACGTGGAATAAATATGATTAAAAGACATACTAAACCGACTCCAAAAAAACCTAAAGGTGGAATTATAGAAAAAGAAGCCCCTATACATTTATCTAATTTGAAAAAAATTAATTAG
- the rpsE gene encoding 30S ribosomal protein S5 encodes MYGKRIKYTGLELKEKLVGVTRVCKVTKGRRYFSFSAIVIKGNENGIVGYGFGKSKEAPDAIHKAGEQAKRNLCKVYISNGTVPHEQESKYGGAHILIKPASDGTGIIAGGPIRAVLEAAGLRNVLSKSKGSSNHHNVIKATIKALSYMRDVYIIAKQRGITTKQVYNG; translated from the coding sequence ATGTATGGAAAAAGAATAAAATATACGGGATTAGAATTAAAAGAAAAATTAGTTGGAGTAACAAGAGTTTGTAAAGTTACTAAAGGAAGAAGATATTTTAGTTTCAGTGCTATTGTTATTAAAGGAAATGAAAATGGAATAGTAGGTTATGGTTTTGGAAAATCTAAAGAAGCTCCTGACGCAATTCATAAAGCTGGAGAACAAGCAAAAAGAAATCTTTGTAAGGTATATATTTCCAATGGAACTGTTCCTCATGAACAAGAGTCTAAATATGGAGGAGCGCATATTCTTATTAAACCAGCATCTGATGGGACAGGTATAATAGCTGGAGGTCCTATAAGAGCGGTTCTTGAAGCGGCAGGATTAAGGAATGTTTTATCAAAATCTAAAGGATCTTCTAATCATCATAATGTCATAAAAGCAACAATCAAAGCATTAAGCTATATGAGAGATGTTTATATTATAGCAAAACAAAGAGGTATTACTACAAAGCAAGTGTATAATGGATGA
- the rplN gene encoding 50S ribosomal protein L14: MLQQESRCKVSDNTGAKEVLIIRVLGGTRRRYASLGDIVVVTVKVAVSGGNIVKKGQVCKAIVIRTKSRTRRKDGSYISFDDNACVLINASGEIMGTRVFGPVARELREKEYMKIISLAQEVL, translated from the coding sequence ATGTTACAGCAAGAATCTAGATGTAAAGTATCGGATAATACAGGAGCTAAAGAAGTTTTAATTATTAGGGTATTAGGTGGGACTAGAAGAAGATATGCTTCATTGGGTGATATTGTTGTAGTTACTGTAAAAGTGGCTGTTTCTGGAGGAAATATAGTAAAAAAAGGACAAGTTTGTAAAGCTATAGTGATCAGAACAAAAAGTAGAACTAGAAGAAAAGACGGATCTTACATAAGTTTTGATGATAATGCTTGTGTATTAATTAATGCTTCTGGAGAAATAATGGGAACAAGAGTTTTTGGTCCAGTGGCAAGAGAACTTAGAGAAAAAGAATATATGAAAATTATTTCTTTAGCACAAGAAGTTTTATAA